From the genome of Brassica oleracea var. oleracea cultivar TO1000 chromosome C4, BOL, whole genome shotgun sequence:
CAAGTTAAGACAGATGACAACCTCTGCAACGGCAAATCGCAAACGCATGAAGATTGATAAATCTTCGACCAACAACGTTTCAAGAAAAGACGATTTAACATTGTCTGCTGACGCAGACGCTTCGGGTGTCGAAACTCAATATGAGTCTGAAGCCGACACTACAACTCAACCGGAACATCCGGAAGAGAACACTGACCCAGCCACGATCATCACGATCNNNNNNNNNNNNNNNNNNNNNNNNNNNNNNNNNNNNNNNNNNNNNNATAAAACAGAACTACGAGATGGCTTGATCCTCGAAAGGGGTACGTAGGCAGCTCGTCGAAAAACGAGTTCAGCTATCCCCCTCTCTAAAAAGGGTGGGGGGGAGTGGATGCGTATACTCGTATACTCCCACATAGGAAAAGATTCGTTATTGTAATCGAATTCTATAAAGATTTCGAAAATTTTTACGATCAGAAAATTTTTACGATCAACATGCGTCGCTCCTTTTTAAGACACTTGCAAAAGTCTCAGAACACTCCTAGAAAATCTACGAACGTTAATACTCTTGCCAGCAGCCTCGTACGGCCCAAAATCGCAAAACAATCTCACTTCAGCACCTAAAATATACGTATAGTCTTCGAAATAACTGCGAGACGTCGCCAAGTTAAAAATCGAGATGATACGAACAAATTGTCCGAACGCGACCACTACCTTCAAACCCACTCTAAACAAAGTAACTCAAACAAACATCCATTATAAAAACCGCAGAGCGGTAGGGGTTCAAAGCCACCAACGGCCAGTCCCGACAAAAATGACCAAAATAGGCCCATACAAAGTTCGAAGGCCACACTCGACCAGACATATATGAACAAAGGCCACACTTGGCCGCTAAATACTAGATTAAAAAAAAAAAAAATCCTTCTCGTCAAAACACTCACAGATTGAAGTTAAAATTCCCGGACAAGGAAGCTCCGAATGCATCCGCGGGAAAGTTCACTTCGTCATCGTCACCGGCAAAATTAGTCGCGGTTTCCACGGTATCAGGAGAAACCGAGATGGGATCCCAGAATCCCTGAATCTTCTCATCGATCGGAGGAATGATCGTCTCAGCGTGAGCATTTCTCACAGATCAAAGTTAAAATTCCCGGACAAGGAAGCTCCGAATGCATCCGCGGGATAGTTCACTTCCTCATCGTCACCAGCAACCTCGGTCGCGACCACCTCCGTATCAGGAGAAACCGAGATGGGATCCCAGAATCCCTGAATCTTCCCATCAATTGGAGGAATGATCGCCTCAGCGTGAGCTTGATCCTTCATGCCACCCTTCATTAACTCCATCTCCCTCTCAAAAACGTAGTCATCTTCCTGCGTATTCCAAAGGCTCCCGACAGAGCCGTGACGCTCACGGAAGTCGCCCAGCGAGTTGAAAGAACCCTTAAGATTCCCGTACTCAACCTGGAATTGAGAAGCGCGAGTCTTCATCAACTCGACAATTTCCCTCTTGCCCTTCTGTTCTGCCCTACGAACAGCCTGGCATGATCACGAGCGAGTTGAGCGTCTCGCGCCAACATCTCGTCTCCCACGCGAGCAANNNNNNNNNNNNNNNNNNNNNNNNNNNNNNNNNNNNNNNNNNNNNNNNNNNNNNNNNNNNNNNNNNNNNNNNNNNNNNNNNNNNNNNNNNNNNATGGCCGACCCGAGCAAGTTCAGACCCTATAAAACCGATTGACACGTTATAAGCAAAAAATAATAATAACGATCGTCAAAATTCTTAAAATTTATACCCGTTAATGATACAAGATCCCTCCGCGATTATTTTCGGCCTCCCCGACTCGCTCGTGGCCGGAGGAGCATCAAAGCCCGACGGAATACCAGCGAAGAAATCATCAAAGTCCAGAATAGGGACCTCGCTCGTACCGCTTCCATCGCCGAAAGCAAGGTTTGGATCCCATCCTGGAAGCATGCAATCATCCACCGAAAACTCCAGGTCGCCGAGATCAATATCTTTCCCCTTCGAAGAGTTCGGCCCCGTCACAATTACGGGAGCGGCGTTAGGACCTTGGTCTTCACTTACGGAATCACTCCTTGTTTCTCCGCCCGAGCAGGACTAGGATGCACAAACCTCAGCGCCTTTCGAACTCTCTTCGGCGTAAAGGAAGCCCAGAAAAAGGACCATTCCTGAGCAGATCCCTCATCGCAATAATGTCCTCAGGGAACGGAGCAAGTGTTGGGGTCGAAATCGGTCACGACGGAATCAATGTCTGAAAGTCCGTAAAAATCGGCAAGAAAGTTTTTACGAAAAACAAATCTTAGAAAAAGATCTTTTTTTACGAAGAATCTTGCGGAGAAAACACATTCACGAAAAATCAGCGCAAAACCTGGTCGCTACGTAGCGACTGAGCTCTCACCAAAGCTCGGTCGCTTCATAGCTTGCTCGGTCGCTACGTAGCGTGCTCGGTCGCTACGTAGCGTGCTCGGTCGCTACGTAGCGTGCTCGGTCGCTACGTAGCGTGCTCGGTCGCTACGTAGCGTGCTCGGTCGCTACGTAGCGTGCTCGGTCGCTACGTAGCGTGCTCGGTCGCTACGTAGCGTGCTCGGTCGCTACGTAGCGTGCTCGGTCGCTACGTAGCGTGCTCGGTCGCTACGTAGCGTGCTCGGTCGCTACGTAGCGTGCTCGGTCGCTACGTAGCGTGCTCGGTCGCTACGTAGCGTGCTCGGTCGCTACGTAGCGTGCTCGGTCGCTACGTAGCGTGCTCGGTCGCTACGTAGCGTGCTCGGTCGCTACGTAGCGTGCTCGGTCGCTACGTAGCGTGCTCGGTCGCTACGTAGCGTGCTCGGTCGCTACGTAGCGTGCTCGGTCGCTACGTAGCGTGCCCGGTCGCTACGTAGCGTGCCCGGTCGCTACGTAGCGTGCCCGGTCGCTACGTAGCGTGCCCGGTCGCTACGTAGCGTGCCCGGTCGCTACGTAGCGTGCCCGGTCGCTACGTAGCGTGCCCGGTCGCTACGTAGCGTGCCCGGTCGCTACGTAGCGTGCCCGGTCGCTACGTAGCGTGCCCGGTCGCTACGTAGCGTGCCCGGTCGCTACGTAGCGTGCCCGGTCGCTACGTAGCGTGCCCGGTCGCTACGTAGCGTGCCCGGTCGCTACGTAGCGTGCCCGGTCGCTACGTAGCGTGCCCGGTCGCTACGTAGCGTGCCCGGTCGCTACGTAGCGTGCCCGGTCGCTACGTAGCGTGCCCGGTCGCTACGTAGCGTGCCCGGTCGCTACGTAGCGTGCCCGGTCGCTACGTAGCGTGCCCGGTCGCTACGTAGCGTGCCCGGTCGCTACGTAGCGTGCCCGGTCGCTACGTAGCGTGCCCGGTCGCTACGTAGCGTGCCCGGTCGCTACGTAGCGTGCCCGGTCGCTACGTAGCGTGCCCGGTCGCTACGTAGCGTGCCCGGTCGCTACGTAGCGTGCCCGGTCGCTACGTAGCGTGCCCGGTCGCTACGTAGCGTGCCCGGTCGCTACGTAGCGTGCCCGGTCGCTACGTAGCGTGCCCGGTCGCTACGTAGCGTGCCCGGTCGCTACGTAGCGTGCCCGGTCGCTACGTAGCGTGCCCGGTCGCTACGTAGCGTGCCCGGTCGCTACGTAGCGTGCCCGGTCGCTACGTAGCGTGCCCGGTCGCTACGTAGCGTGCCCGGTCGCTACGTAGCGTGCCCGGTCGCTACGTAGCGTGCCCGGTCGCTACGTAGCGAACCGACCTAGGAGCGAGTATATAAGGAGTCCTAGGCGAGAGGCAAGAGAGAGGATGTTTTATGGGGAGTGACGGCTTAAGGGCAGAAGAGGAAAAAGCGTAAACCGACCTAGGAGCGAGTATATAAGGAGTCCTAGGCGAGAGGCACAGGGGAGAACTTTGGAGACTCAGAACTCTCGGCACTTAGAAACTCGGAGGCATTATTCTCGACATGCTCTGTTTCCATGACTGGCACCTGATTACCAGATGAACGTGCACAAGCAGTTCGATCTCTTGGTTCACTCTTGAACTACGTTCGGCTTGATCCTCGAAAGGGGTACGTAGGCAGCCTTTCGTAAGGTTCAGTCCGAAATCAATCAAAAGCTTTAATGTATTTTCTTCGTCTTTTGTTATCGAGCTGCGACTCAACTAGGTTTGAGCTTTTAGGCCCCTAGAACTAGGTTACTCGCTGACAGCCTTTGCGGCCAAAGCTTTTATGATCTCTTGTAATGATCGCAACGCTCTCACGCGGACTCGAAATAAGATCTACTGTTTTCTCTAAACTCGTTTGTTATCTTTTCATGATTTCCGCATATATTTGGTCACTTGCCGTTGGCTCTCGCAGAGATCCTGGACCTCTGGGAAATTAGGGTTTCCTTAGTTTCCTAATTTAACCGTAAATCGACAGTGCGAATTTCGGTTCCCACAGTTTGGCGCAAGAAGGAGGGGGGTACGGATTACTCTAACTCATAGCCGCAAAACGCTTGATCAAAACAATGTCTGGAAATACGAAAGAGAAAATCGCAGTTCGCAACAACGCTGGTAAGAAAACTCCAGCCGCCACTGCGCCTATGGCCAACGCCATAGTTCTTGAGAAAATCGAAAACCTTTCTGCGACTTTTCGCCACAGGAATTGCAATGAAACGAGCTCGCGATTTCTCTTTTTAAACATAAAGGGAAACGATAAATCTTATCAAACCCCGTAAGTTTGGCTCATTACCGAACAAAAGAAATCTCAATGCGTAAGGGTTTTACCAAAACACGTTTTCCGAAAATATTTCGGAAGGTTAAAACTTATTCTCCCAAAAACCGCAGAAAAGCCAAATCTCAATGCGTAAGGGTTTTACCAAAACACGTTTTCCGAAAACGTTCCGGAATGGTAAAACTTGTTCTCCCAAAAGCCGCAGAAAACCCCTAGGTTAATCGCGGAAAAAGGAAGCGCAACAAATCGATTACACAGCTCGTTCGCTACGTAGCGACCGAGCAATCACACGGCTCGGTTGCTACGTAGTGACCAAGCTCAAGCCAAGGTCGGTCGCTACGCACACAGCTCGGTCACGACGTGGCGACCGAGCTCCAGCCAAACTCGGTCGCTACGTAGCGACCGAGCACGCACACAGCTCGGNNNNNNNNNNNNNNNNNNNNNNNNNNNNNNNNNNNNNNNNNNNNNNNNNNNNNNNNNNNNNNNNNNNNNNNNNNNNNNNNNNNNNNNNNNNNNNNNNNNNTTTTTGATGACAATTTAGTTATAAAAGGAATGTATTAATAAAAAGAAAAAAAGTAAAATATTGATAATGGCAGTTATAATAATAAACTCAATTCATTAAAGATAGTAATAACCCAGCATAATCCGGTTTTATTAATAAAAATGAAAATAAAATAAAAAATAATTATAGATATTGCATTTTATATCAAATTCTTTTTAATAAAAATTTGGTTATAAGAGGAATGTACTAATAGAAGATCTTAATAATAACAATTATATATTAAACTCAGTTTATTAAGGGTATCAATTTAATAAACCATCGTGAAAATTAACGTGAACGCGCTAGGTTGAAGAGTTACTTCTCAAATAATATTATAGAGGTTATAACAACATTGATTCAAATACAGACAGTCTTGCACGCAGTGAAAAAAAAAACAATCATCGTTTGTTGTCCATATGGATGCAAAGATACAATTTGATTTACAGAGTCTATATGATTCTGTTTATGTTGTTGACAAAAAAAAAAAGAAAAACAACTTTGATTTTATTTTAGCGAATTAACCAACAAAGAAATTGGGAATTTCATGTTTACCACTTTCATGGTAACATTATTCATCTTTACTACCACTAAAAGGAAATTTTCAAAAAATATATTTTTCATTAATTGGCAAAAGACTCTTATATCTTTGTTCTCTATATATATAATAAATAATTATTTAAATAAAAAATAAAAATAAATAAATTATGTTTTCGAATTATACTTTTTCAAATTTTAACTTTTTATAAATTTTTTTGAATTTCTTTTTTGATTTTTTTTTCAAAATTTCTTTTTGAAAATCAAATTGTGTGAAACTATTTTTTTATTTTTTAAAGTATTTATTTATATATTTATTAGAATCCTAAATTTCACATTCCAAACATCATACCCCAACCCTCAAATCTAAATTCTATTCTAAATTAGTTAATCCTAGAGATATAAATGTTTTTTACTCTCAGTTAAAAGTGACGGTAAAAGTGTAGTATTCGTGTCAATTTTCCACAGAGAAAAAGAAACATGTGTTTTGAGAGAAAAGGAAACACCAATAGCTGTTTTCTTATAAATAGGTGTCGTAAGGGACAACGATCCAATAACTGCGAAACACTTTTGTTCATTCAATCGTTCTGTGTGCTCTGAAGATAATTATGGGAGAACGCAAAGTCCCAAACAAGTATATTCCGCCAGATTTTGATCCGAAGAAGATACCTCGTCTCCGAAAACCGAACAACCAGCAAAGGAAGATTCGATTTATGCTACCGGTTCGTATTCGTTGTAACACATGTGGTAATTACATGTTGGAAGGCACTAAATTCAATTGCCGTGAAGATGAAGTCATCAACGAGACGTACCTAGGGATTAAAATCCACAGGTTTTACATCAAGTGCACCAACTGCTCGGCAGAGGTGACAATTAAAACCGATTCAAAGAACTCGGGTTATATTGTCGAATCAGGTGCAGTTGGAGTTTATAATGGACTCGAGGAAGAGGAGAAGCATGAGGTAGCTGAAAGCGCCTTGGAGTCGTTAGAGAAGAGAACTAAGGTATCTAAAAGAGAGATTGAAGTTATGGCTGCGCTTGATGAGATGAAGTCTATGAAGTCTAGAAGAGCCTCGCTGAGCTTAGACTCACTGCTTGAGGCTTTGAATAGAAGAAAGAAACTAAAAGAAGAGAACGCGGAGGAAGAATTGCTCATTAAGTCTATCAAATTTGGTACGAGGACTAGGATTGATGAAGAGAAAAACGATGAGGTTTTGGATGAGAAGAAGACGAAGAAGCCTAAGAGACGTGTTAACTGTACATCTCCCATTCAAATATCTTCCGTTCGCATAGTCTCGAAGAAGACTGCAAAGGTAACAAGGGGACTCGACTCTCTGTGTCACAACTACGGCTCAGACAGCGATGAGGAGAAATAAATCCGTTTTTTTTTTATATAGCTAAGGGTTTTTTTATCAAATCCTGATTTTTTAAGCCATTATATTAAAACCAGCCTATTACATTGTTTTGTATATTACATCTGGCTTTCCTAGCTAATTCATCAACCAAACTTAGTCTACTTCTTCGAACATAAGAAAAAGTGAACTCATTTGCTTTGGAAGCTTCCACGATGTTCTGTATCATGGAGATACACTCCGTGTTACGGACTTTAGTGATGGTTGCTGCAGTATTATACTGGTTCAACTCATCCACAAGTGATTTACAATCACTTATAAAGTTAACTCAGCTTAAAAGCAAGTCTTCACATTTGCTGTACTGCCATGAGTAATGCCATTGTTTCTGCTCCTCTTGGTGTGTTTGTTGGGTTGATTGAGGAGGATCTTTGTAGGTGCTGAGTGCCTTCATTGCTGTATAAGGGCCAGCCAACACCTGCAACCTCCTTTTCATCTTTCCAAAAAGCATCTACATGGCAAAAATATTGATACTCTGCTGGTATAGCTTCTTGTTCTTCATGTGGGTGCATGCATGATCTCCCTACTCTGTCCTCCTGCTTTGATTGGTTATTTTCCTCTTCCCATTGACCTGAGTCTCTCAATGCATCATGAATTACTTTCAGGATATGTTACCTCTTTTGTTGGAACAGTAAGCTGTTGCGCATCCTCCCAATTCTCCATCCAATATAGATATTAAGGTGCTCTCTTTTGTCTTTCTTAACCAAAGTGATCATCTCCTTTATATTTTGATGGGTATCAGTTTGCACACTTTCATCTTTACCAAAGCTTGTAGGTACTAGTGACCAAATCTCCTTTGTTACTCTGCATTAGAAGAGGACGTGATTCTGCGTTTCAGGGCCTTCTCCACATATTTGACAAGTGTTATCAATCTTAATGTTCCTTCTTTGCAGGTTTTCAGCAACAGGTAATCCATCATCGAGAATTCGCCACCAAAATGTTTTGATTTTTGGAGGAAGGCTTAGAGGACATATGGTTGAGTCTCTTCAGCTCTACTGACATTTCTCTGCTTTCCTGCCCTTCTGATCGATATTGTTTCTGCATCTGATTGTACATGTGGTAAGTGTACTCTCCCATGGTTGTGTAATTCCAAATAAGAGTATCTTGTCCCGTCGTTGAGCTTGGCCTTATATTAAGTATGTATCTTGCGTCCTCTGGCCTGATGATGCATCTCCAAAATCCTGTTGGATAGATATTTTGTTACATTGTTTTTCTATTAAGTTTTTTTTTTATCGTTGAATTTTATTAGATTGCAGGCATTCTACATTCTATATTTTAGCTTACTGTTAAGCTTTAGTGATTTTTAGCTGATCTTATTATAAACACTGAAAAACCTGGTCTTTGTAAAATTCTCCTTGAATCTGTGATATAGCTTAAACAAGAACGTTATTGAAGTACGTTAATGCAGGTGAGTCAAGATAAAGTGTAGAAAATATAAGGCTACTTTTTGACGAGGTTAGTTTTTTTTACCCTTCCGGATCATGTCCATAAACCAAATCCAGTAGAAAAAGCAAATGCAAACAATTTGCAAACTTGTAAATCAAGTATAACCTTCGTGATTTACCATTGGATTCTATATGTGAACTCTTTAGAATAACCTAGATAGACTAGGTCAGTTCTATTACAGCTTGTCTAATACTGTCTTGTTCTTGAAGATCTGACAGTGAATAAGTAATCTTGATGATAATGTAGCGGTTTTGCATAATGAGCATTCTAAAGAGCTTTGTGTGTAAAGTTTCAAACTCTGAGAGAAGAATATATGGTGTAGATTGTAAAACATTTAAGTTGAGACTTGATTATTTAAGTGTTTTAAGAGATGGACATTATGATAAGTATTTTATGACTTCATGTGTATTTATAATTTAGTTCTTATTCTCTCTTTTGCTATTCTGATTCAACCTTCACCGTTACATGATAAATCCCACAGGTTTTCCTACAGAAATTTATAACATCAGAAACGATCTCTTCAGAACTAGCACCGGGTTCGGACAAGACATGGCAAGACAATACAATTCTCCCTCAACTGTTATCTCCCATACATGAAGACCATGAACAATCTTAACTCCTTTGATACACTTAAGCCCTCTCTCGACCTTCTCTATGTCCATCTCTCGTGGTGCACGCTCCATCAGTATCCAAAATATGTTCTTGAGCATTGGGAGAGTCGCAGCAAGAGGAAAGGCAGAGAAAACAAGTGTGCATATCAAATCAACCAAAACCCATTTTGGTTTCACCCAAATGATTCCTCCACCGATCAGTACACCAAGTGACTGAATCATATCCGCCATCGCATGTAGATAAGCTCCTTGTATGTTAATATTCTCCTTTAACTACGATTTCACACTTAAATGATCCTTCAAAGGATCAATCTCCTCTTCTTCCTCTTCCTTGTGACAATGTTGATGTTCATGATGATGGTAAAGATGCAAGCCAGTAGATGTCAATAGTCTGCCTTGACGAAGTTGGTGGTAGAGTCACTAATGAAGGATCGCATCAGTCGAAAATACATAAGACATGCGGAGTGGAAGTACCATGTGGATGCAAGTAGCCGAGCTGGAAAAGGATAAACATGTGGTTTATGTCTTGACGAAGTCGCTGATGCAAGTGGCGTCAGACAGTGCTCTAGGAAGCATGAAGAGTGGTAGGGACCACGTGGATGCAAGATGCTGAGCTGGAGTAGGTTAAACTTGAGTAGCAAGTTTATACCGTAGAGATAAGATAAGTGAATAAACTTGATGAATAAGTACAATTCCAGAAAAAGAAGTTATACTTATTAATATAAAAGTTGTCCATATCGATGGTTCCATGGACAAGGATGTTGGAAACGTGGGAGATCACTATAAAATAGCAAGGGATCGATGAGATATCGACAACTCTCGAAGCTGATTATTATAGAGGAAGGGTGAAAATTTCTTGGATGAGTTCTTGGTGTCGTTCTGAGTCAGAGGCTAACGTAGCAATTGTTAAGGTGTTAACAAGTTGTGTAAAGCTGATAAAGCAAGTCATGTAAAGATTTTTAATATAGCAAAAAATATTTGCTAATCATAGTGTCTCTTGATTTATCTTCTGTTATATTATATTGTATTGCATCTTGCACTTACGGATGGTGGCGGTGGTTATGGTTATGTCCTAACCAAACGACCATAGCCAAGTTCAACAAAAACCAAACATTATTTCACTGTCCTCTCAGCTTCTGCTAAGAAGTCTTTGAATGACTTCATATATTATAACTCTAGAGACAAGGCATACGAGCTGAACAGACAAGAAAGCTGCTAAAACTTTAAGCCGTTTAAACCCGGAAGTGTTTCTCGGATTCGCTTCCCAGCTCGAGACCTTGATGGCCAACAAAGAGACGCCCAAACCCGCCACGTCGGACAGCAAATGCCCAGCGTCCGTCATGACCGCGAGGAAAAGATTGTCAGGTAAGGAAGGATGACGCTTCTTAGTCTTCTGATCAATTCTTCTCGTTCTCTCGACTCGGAAAGGCAATGCTCGTCTCGTAAACGCGCAAGACAGAAGAATCACTTCCTCTGTTC
Proteins encoded in this window:
- the LOC106338157 gene encoding coiled-coil domain-containing protein 94 homolog → MGERKVPNKYIPPDFDPKKIPRLRKPNNQQRKIRFMLPVRIRCNTCGNYMLEGTKFNCREDEVINETYLGIKIHRFYIKCTNCSAEVTIKTDSKNSGYIVESGAVGVYNGLEEEEKHEVAESALESLEKRTKVSKREIEVMAALDEMKSMKSRRASLSLDSLLEALNRRKKLKEENAEEELLIKSIKFGTRTRIDEEKNDEVLDEKKTKKPKRRVNCTSPIQISSVRIVSKKTAKVTRGLDSLCHNYGSDSDEEK